In Colias croceus chromosome 26, ilColCroc2.1, one DNA window encodes the following:
- the LOC123703529 gene encoding growth/differentiation factor 8-like — MQLLIICTKCFKSYLYFTDTRRHNHFKGLKVINFRFTNKVLQNEVDEAFLNIHIQELEPRQNVTILEDHFNVNYQVNRITRNSQGNKASVPYAEGSIKLSRKELKTGKWVKANVTNMVAEFFRLPRENLAIVVRVLDSKNKMSLVVPHPSSESNNALMPYIEVSLRDNSHKRTRRMIGMDCTENSKEVRCCRYPLSVNFEEFGWDWIIAPKQYDANYCSGECPYSFLQKYPHTHLVHLAAPQGSGGPCCAPRKMSSISMLYFDHDLNIIYGTIPGMVVESCGCS, encoded by the exons ATGCAACTGCTTATAATTTGTACAAAATGCTTTAAATCATATCTATACTTCACAGATACGCGGCGCCACAACCACTTCAAAGGTTTAAAAGTGATTAACTTCAGATTTACCAACAAAGTTCTGCAGAATGAAGTAGATGAGGCTTTCCTTAATATCCACATACAGGAGTTAGAACCGCGGCAGAACGTAACCATATTAGAAGACCATTTTAACGTGAACTATCAAGTCAATAGAATAACAAGAAATAGTCAAGGGAATAAGGCCTCTGTGCCCTATGCAGAGGGGTCAATAAAACTGTCCAGAAAGGAGTTAAAGACGGGGAAATGGGTAAAGGCAAATGTCACGAACATGGTTGCCGAATTCTTCAGGCTACCCAGAGAGAACTTAGCGATAGTAGTCAGGGTACTAGACTCGAAGAACAAAATGAGCCTAGTAGTACCCCATCCCAGTTCAGAATCAAATAACGCATTG ATGCCATACATAGAAGTAAGTCTTAGAGACAATTCACACAAGAGGACGCGACGAATGATAGGAATGGATTGCACGGAGAATTCCAAAGAAGTGCGATGCTGCAGATACCCGCTGTCTGTCAACTTCGAAGAGTTCGGCTGGGACTGGATCATCGCACCCAAGCAGTACGACGCGAACTACTGCAGCGGGGAGTGCCCATACAGTTTCTTGCAGAAGTACCCCCACACACATTTAGTGCACCTGGCAGCGCCACAGGGCAGCGGGGGACCCTGCTGTGCCCCGAGGAAAATGAGCAGCATATCCATGCTGTATTTCGATCacgatttaaatataatttatgggACTATCCCCGGTATGGTCGTCGAGAGCTGTGGTTGCTCATAG